From one Catenuloplanes nepalensis genomic stretch:
- a CDS encoding PIG-L deacetylase family protein — translation MRPLALTGIRSLVALGAHPDDIEIAAGGLLLRVAAANPGLAVHYVLATGTPARQAEARAAAAAFLPGADLTFDLGTLPDGRLPAHWDTVKTQIERAAREATPDLVIAPWSGDAHQDHRTLGELAPTAFRDALVLNYEIPKWDGDLGRPSVYVPMPDDIARRKVALLHEHFPSQSSRDWWDDEVFLGLARIRGVECRSRYAEAFHSRKVTVSF, via the coding sequence ATGCGCCCGCTCGCGCTCACCGGCATCCGGTCGCTGGTGGCGCTCGGCGCCCACCCGGACGACATCGAGATCGCCGCCGGCGGCCTGCTCCTGCGGGTCGCCGCCGCGAACCCCGGCCTCGCGGTGCACTACGTGCTGGCCACCGGCACTCCCGCCCGCCAGGCCGAGGCGCGTGCCGCCGCCGCTGCCTTCCTGCCCGGTGCCGACCTCACGTTCGACCTCGGCACGTTGCCGGACGGCCGGCTGCCCGCCCACTGGGACACGGTCAAGACCCAGATCGAGCGCGCCGCCCGCGAGGCCACCCCCGACCTGGTCATCGCCCCCTGGTCCGGCGACGCCCACCAGGACCACCGGACGCTGGGCGAGCTGGCCCCCACCGCCTTCCGCGACGCGCTGGTCCTCAACTACGAGATCCCCAAATGGGACGGCGACCTCGGCCGCCCCTCCGTCTACGTCCCCATGCCGGATGACATCGCCCGGCGCAAGGTGGCCCTGCTCCACGAGCACTTCCCCTCCCAGTCCTCCCGCGACTGGTGGGACGACGAGGTGTTTCTCGGACTGGCGCGCATCCGTGGCGTAGAGTGCCGCAGCCGGTACGCGGAAGCCTTTCACAGCCGAAAGGTTACGGTTTCGTTCTGA
- a CDS encoding sugar phosphate nucleotidyltransferase, whose product MKVVLFCGGFGMRMREGAASAPKPMQLIGDRPLLWHVMRYYAHFGHKDFILCLGYGAAAVKDYFLRYDETISNDFTLTGGGRDIRMFSTDISDWNITFIDTGLRATIGERLMKVREHVQDEEIFLANYADTLTASDLSASVESFRNSGAVVSMLAVPPVSTHHVVEMGDNGLVTRVREVRDLMQYENGGFFVMKPDIFEYLHEGEDMVPHAFDRLIPQGKLQAQRYDGFWRAADTFKDRAELEEMFARGDCPWMLWDDNRNGVARKLIIPSQPTRASSLLAG is encoded by the coding sequence GTGAAGGTCGTCCTCTTCTGCGGTGGTTTCGGCATGCGCATGCGGGAAGGTGCCGCCTCGGCTCCCAAGCCGATGCAGCTGATCGGCGACCGCCCCCTGCTCTGGCACGTGATGCGGTACTACGCCCACTTCGGGCACAAGGACTTCATCCTCTGCCTCGGCTACGGCGCGGCCGCGGTCAAGGACTACTTCCTCCGGTACGACGAGACGATCTCCAACGACTTCACGCTCACCGGCGGCGGCCGCGACATCCGGATGTTCTCGACCGACATCTCCGACTGGAACATCACGTTCATCGACACCGGCCTGCGCGCCACCATCGGCGAGCGGCTGATGAAGGTCCGCGAGCACGTCCAGGACGAGGAGATCTTCCTGGCCAACTACGCGGACACGCTGACCGCCTCGGACCTCTCCGCTTCGGTGGAATCGTTCCGGAACAGCGGCGCCGTGGTCAGCATGCTCGCGGTGCCGCCGGTCTCCACCCACCACGTGGTCGAGATGGGCGACAACGGGCTGGTCACGCGCGTGCGCGAGGTCCGCGACCTGATGCAGTACGAGAACGGCGGATTCTTCGTGATGAAGCCGGACATCTTCGAATATCTGCATGAGGGTGAGGACATGGTGCCGCACGCGTTCGACCGTTTGATACCCCAGGGCAAACTGCAGGCCCAGCGGTACGACGGGTTCTGGCGCGCCGCGGACACGTTCAAGGACCGCGCCGAACTGGAGGAGATGTTCGCCCGCGGCGACTGCCCCTGGATGCTGTGGGACGACAACCGCAACGGCGTCGCGCGCAAGCTCATCATCCCGAGCCAGCCCACCCGCGCCTCGTCGCTCCTCGCCGGCTGA